One genomic segment of bacterium includes these proteins:
- a CDS encoding oligosaccharide flippase family protein, producing MASTTIRKIRPRSRPIIRPFFFGTVAFALFTALLVVLFGKPLFVWLFDQDLPGFHYLLAGLIVTGTLYARLLNFYRASQRTISYNIAMVASRFTILAVSLSAILLIAGTIKVYYTSILAAETVIMVVLVGIFLSQSRVSLASFSASFFKSCLRFGFPLIGFELGYLLLKSVDRYIIQFMLGSEAVAVFSVASNMGHYMKDLILFPLMYALTPIYIEIWHEKGREATSRFVSAVANISLLVLIPIFLLMALLGRELIVVLASEKYASAGDLLGVIVAATLLWALLPIYASGLYIAKKTQIISFTVLVCVLLDVALNLVFVRWWGIWGSCYAALLTCFLLAAYLSYRSRHYLKITIHGKTLAVGLAASLVLYGVAALLPDAGHFLGVVFKMAILGLAFAGTVLLLHGEVRRMVVTGLAHGKRLLRSSLR from the coding sequence ATGGCGAGTACAACCATCCGGAAAATCCGGCCGCGCAGTCGACCTATTATTCGACCTTTTTTTTTCGGAACCGTGGCCTTTGCCCTGTTCACCGCTCTGCTGGTGGTCCTGTTCGGCAAACCGCTTTTCGTGTGGCTGTTCGATCAGGACTTGCCGGGCTTTCACTATCTCTTGGCCGGTTTGATTGTGACCGGCACTCTCTACGCCCGTTTGCTCAATTTCTATCGGGCATCGCAAAGGACCATTTCTTACAACATCGCCATGGTCGCCAGCCGGTTCACCATTCTGGCCGTCAGCCTTTCTGCGATTCTCCTGATCGCCGGCACAATCAAAGTCTACTACACGAGCATTCTGGCTGCCGAGACCGTCATCATGGTGGTGCTGGTCGGGATTTTTCTCTCGCAGAGTCGGGTTTCGCTTGCGTCCTTTTCCGCTTCTTTTTTCAAGTCCTGTTTGCGTTTCGGCTTTCCGCTGATCGGATTTGAACTGGGGTATCTTTTGCTCAAATCCGTGGACCGGTACATCATCCAGTTCATGCTCGGTTCCGAGGCGGTGGCGGTTTTCAGCGTCGCATCGAACATGGGGCATTATATGAAAGATTTGATCCTTTTTCCGCTGATGTACGCGCTCACACCAATCTATATCGAGATCTGGCATGAAAAAGGGCGGGAGGCGACCAGCCGGTTTGTTTCCGCCGTGGCCAACATCAGTCTGCTGGTGCTGATCCCAATTTTTCTTCTCATGGCTCTGTTGGGCAGGGAGTTGATCGTGGTGCTGGCCTCGGAAAAGTATGCCTCGGCCGGCGATCTGCTCGGCGTGATCGTGGCCGCAACCCTACTCTGGGCGCTGCTGCCCATCTATGCCTCGGGTCTCTATATCGCGAAAAAGACGCAGATCATCAGTTTTACCGTGCTCGTCTGCGTGTTGTTGGATGTCGCGCTCAACCTTGTTTTTGTCCGCTGGTGGGGAATTTGGGGGTCGTGCTACGCTGCGTTGTTGACTTGTTTTTTGCTCGCCGCTTATCTGAGCTATCGTTCCAGGCACTATCTAAAGATCACCATCCATGGCAAAACGCTTGCGGTGGGTCTGGCCGCTTCCCTCGTTTTGTATGGGGTCGCCGCCCTGCTACCCGATGCCGGTCATTTCCTCGGCGTCGTGTTCAAGATGGCGATCCTCGGACTGGCATTTGCCGGCACAGTGCTGCTGCTCCATGGAGAAGTGCGCCGCATGGTCGTGACAGGGTTGGCTCACGGTAAGAGGCTTTTACGTTCCTCCTTGCGCTGA
- a CDS encoding glycosyltransferase yields the protein MRDKKIGILYLIDTLDQRGGTELNLYRLLMHLDAERFHPVVCPLQPPESDMIQLLREEGVEVLPLCLHSIFSPSALSRAFRLRRLINERNIRIVQTIHFGSDILGALCKRLWNDPVVISSRRDMGFNETTRIHRLLRRCTGKWIDLILTNSIAMHEAIVKREKIPLNKITLIYNGVEIPDLADVRKKTEHRSQLGLTADTFIAGCVANIQPIKGFEYLIQAILQLIHQGLDIHLLLIGGIEKRMDSAEGYYKAWSIWSVPRGRRGASNFSASAPM from the coding sequence ATGCGAGATAAAAAAATTGGCATTCTGTACTTGATTGATACGCTGGATCAGCGAGGAGGCACGGAACTCAATCTTTACCGGCTGCTGATGCATTTGGATGCAGAGAGGTTCCATCCAGTGGTCTGTCCTTTGCAACCGCCCGAGAGCGACATGATACAACTGCTGCGCGAAGAGGGGGTCGAAGTGTTGCCGCTCTGCCTGCACAGCATTTTCAGCCCTTCCGCGCTTAGTAGGGCATTTCGTCTGCGCCGTCTGATCAACGAAAGAAATATCCGGATTGTGCAGACGATTCATTTCGGTTCCGATATTCTGGGCGCTCTGTGCAAGCGGCTGTGGAACGATCCGGTGGTCATCTCCAGCCGGCGGGACATGGGCTTTAATGAAACGACCAGGATCCACCGGCTCCTGCGGCGTTGCACTGGGAAATGGATTGATCTGATTCTGACCAACTCGATCGCCATGCACGAGGCGATTGTGAAACGGGAAAAAATTCCCCTAAACAAAATTACCCTGATTTATAACGGCGTGGAAATCCCCGATCTGGCGGACGTGCGGAAGAAAACAGAGCACCGTTCCCAATTGGGGCTCACGGCCGATACCTTTATCGCAGGCTGCGTCGCCAATATCCAACCCATCAAAGGGTTCGAATATCTTATCCAGGCGATTCTTCAGCTCATTCATCAAGGTCTGGACATTCATCTGCTGCTGATCGGCGGGATTGAAAAACGTATGGACAGCGCCGAAGGGTATTATAAAGCCTGGTCGATCTGGTCCGTGCCGAGGGGCAGGAGGGGCGCATCCAATTTCTCGGCCTCCGCTCCGATGTAG
- a CDS encoding glycosyltransferase family 4 protein, with amino-acid sequence MVDLVRAEGQEGRIQFLGLRSDVGDLMSVLDVFILPSLSEGFSNAVLEAMAAGVPVIATSVGGNGEAVIPEKTGLLVAPADSDAIAAAVLRLYHSPSLAAAMGTAARQRAQESFSARQMVRSMETLYRSHIRSRR; translated from the coding sequence CTGGTCGATCTGGTCCGTGCCGAGGGGCAGGAGGGGCGCATCCAATTTCTCGGCCTCCGCTCCGATGTAGGCGATCTGATGTCCGTTCTTGATGTGTTTATTTTGCCGTCGCTCAGCGAGGGTTTTTCCAATGCCGTCCTCGAGGCTATGGCGGCCGGCGTTCCGGTCATTGCGACGTCCGTCGGGGGAAACGGTGAGGCGGTGATCCCTGAAAAGACCGGCTTGCTGGTTGCTCCTGCGGACAGTGACGCGATTGCCGCCGCGGTGCTTCGGTTGTATCACTCTCCGTCTCTGGCCGCGGCTATGGGAACCGCAGCCCGTCAGCGCGCCCAAGAGTCGTTCAGCGCGAGGCAGATGGTGCGATCCATGGAGACGCTCTATAGAAGCCATATCCGGTCGCGCCGCTGA